TTCGCATCCCTGTCCGCCTTGATGTTCTCCCTCTCCTCGGACCCTTTAGCCCTGATCTCCTCGAGCTGTGCCTCCCATTCCTCGATGAGTTTCCTGGAGTCGTTGATCTTCTGGACCAGTGAGTCGAAGCAGTCCTTATGAGATTCGTCACCGTCGTATGTGAAGCGATAGTATTCCTTTCCGATAGTCTCGTAGCATTCTTTGACTTTCTCTTTCTCGGACTTTATCTGAGATTGAATCTTGCTAGTATCCTTTGTCTCGTTGAACTTACTCGATATGGATTTTGTCGATGCTTTTGTCTTCTCGAGGGTCTTTTCAAAAAATCCCATGGTTTATCGCCGGACAGTAAATTAGTTGGCGATTATTTATTATATGCCCAGATGAGAGTCTGATTTCTCTTCCGTTTAGGTTTAAAATGTATCAACCAGTTTTTGTATTGTACGGCTTACCGTTCCAATCTGAGAGCTTCATAAGACTCGGCCCTTCCTTTCCAGGCCTGAGTATGCTTGATTATCGATATCATGTATTCTCAATTGCCTATCGATATCTACATCTCTTGCCCCCTTTCGCGATTTACACTTTCTCTGAGCATAATACGATTTGTTTTATATATCGTCAGAGAGTAGTTCGTTTTGACTAACGCAACCATTACTCCACAGTAATGAAGCCGGTCAACCGGCTGTTAGGGGCACGCGCCGGGGGTCCATCCCCGGAGAGCGCGGTATCGCGCCGAAAGGTACGTATCGCGTGATCGCGTGTCGTGCCGCCAGACGTCATGTCGCACCGTTATGGTGCAGGGGTCATTCCCGCGACGGCACAGACTGGTGGGGGCAGGGGTCATTCCCTACCTCACCAGTCACCAAGTAGTGGGTCAAGCCACTGCGAAACCTACTACTCGGCAGAGGGGCCTAGCCCCCCTGCCACCATGTTATAACCATCAGTGATGACAGATATCCGGCCAGACTTTAGTCTTCAAGAACGAAGGGTGCATCCATGCAAAGTATATTCATCATCATAGGCCACCGTGCTAAGACTACTGGCGACTTTGAATTCAATGATCTCCCGGGTTCAGGAGGGGGCATCGACACATTAGCGAGATGTCTAGCCACCACCTTCTGCCTAAGCAATGGAATCAGAAAAGAGCCCTAGGCTTTACTAATCCTCCAAGGCGGAAAGGACGCTCCTAAGACGATCAGAGTGTGCGGCACTGAACTCAAGGGATTGAATCCGGATGAGAGGAGTATTGGAGGAATCATACGGGCTGCTCTGAACAAAAAAGCGGAAAGGGGGACATGGACGACAGTCAGCCCCGGAGTGTATGTGTCCAAAGCATCTTTCGGTGAAGTCCTTCACGAACTGTCAGAGAATGGGGCATCGTTTATTTATCTCAGGGAAGACGGCGAAGACATCATCGATTTCGAATTTCCGGAACATCCCTGCTTCATCCTGGGCGACAATACCGACCTTACCGAATCGGAAGAAAGTACTCTGCACTCATATCCATGCATAAATGTCTCCGTCGGACCTCGCAGCTACCATGCTGACCATTGCATCACCATGGTGCAGATCGAATTCGACCGCAGAAATCTATGAACACACAGATTGTAGGTTCGCATCACTCAATGAGTTCATCATCAATCCGCTGAACAATTGTTTATGTGCTGTGTCCCACGATTAAGGCAATCCAGAATGATATGTTTTTAACGGTGTTCCCCAATTCGTCACTCATGTCAGTTGAATCTGAGAATCTCGAGAACGCTCTGGTGTCTGCAGTCAAGAGTCAGGTCCAGGGAGAAGATGTCGCTGTTGCATTCTCCGGAGGACTTGATTCCGGTCTGGTCGCCGCAATCGCCAAAGAGTATGCTAGGTCCGTCACACTGTACACAGCGGGAAAGGACAACTCATACGATGTCGTAATGGCGCAGGAAATGTCCGAGAGACTCGGTCTGCCTTGGCTCCATATACCTCTTACCGA
This is a stretch of genomic DNA from Thermoplasmata archaeon. It encodes these proteins:
- a CDS encoding tRNA (pseudouridine(54)-N(1))-methyltransferase TrmY, whose translation is MLQGGKDAPKTIRVCGTELKGLNPDERSIGGIIRAALNKKAERGTWTTVSPGVYVSKASFGEVLHELSENGASFIYLREDGEDIIDFEFPEHPCFILGDNTDLTESEESTLHSYPCINVSVGPRSYHADHCITMVQIEFDRRNL